The Euphorbia lathyris chromosome 3, ddEupLath1.1, whole genome shotgun sequence genome contains a region encoding:
- the LOC136222243 gene encoding bifunctional dihydrofolate reductase-thymidylate synthase-like, with translation MASDITANLSNGNANVQPDPQRTYQVVVAATRDMGIGKDGKLPWRLPSDLKFFKDVTLTTNDSGKKNAVVMGRKTWESIPLEHRPLPGRLNVVLTRSGSFDIATAENVVICGSLISALELLAASPYCLSIEKVFIIGGGQILREALNAQGCDAIHITEIETSIDCDTFIPPINFSVFQPWYSSFPIVENKIRFSFATYVRVRSSVVESNGQSNGLSSDNSSENTKFEMKKFSFLPKTVFEKHEEFLYLRLVQDIISDGVVKDDRTGTGTLSKFGCQMRFNLRKSFPLLTTKKVFWRGVVEELLWFISGSTNAKVLQEKGIHIWDGNASRDYLDSVGLKDREEGDLGPVYGFQWRHFGARYTDINADYTGQGFDQLLDVIDKIKNKPDDRRIILSAWNPSDLKLMALPPCHMFAQFYVANEELSCQMYQRSADMGLGVPFNIASYALLTCMIAHVCDLVPGDFVHVLGDAHVYRTHVRPLQEQLQKLPKPFPVLKINPEKKNIDSFASTDFELIGYDPHQKIEMKMAV, from the exons ATGGCTAGTGATATCACGGCAAACCTTTCGAATGGAAATGCCAATGTTCAGCCTGACCCGCAAAGAACTTACCAAGTTGTTGTGGCTGCAACCAGGGATATGGGTATTGGAAAGGATGGAAAGTTGCCATGGAGATTGCCTTCTGATCTCAAATTCTTTAAGGATGTTACTCTGACTACCAATGATTCTGGAAAGAAGAATGCTGTTGTAATGGGTAGAAAAACATGGGAAAGTATTCCACTTGAGCATCGTCCTCTTCCTGGTCGCCTTAATGTTGTTCTAACTCGTTCTGGGAGTTTTGATATTGCTACTGCTGAGAATGTGGTGATATGTGGAAGCTTGATTTCTGCTCTGGAATTATTGGCTGCATCTCCTTATTGTCTGTCAATTGAGAAAGTCTTCATTATAGGAGGTGGCCAAATATTAAG GGAGGCTCTCAATGCACAGGGATGTGATGCTATTCACATTACAGAAATTGAGACAAGCATTGATTGTGATACTTTTATTCCTCCAATCAATTTCTCTGTCTTTCAACCTTGGTACTCATCATTTCCCATTGTAGAAAACAAGATACGATTTTCCTTTGCAACTTATGTTCGAGTAAGGAGTTCTGTAGTTGAATCCAATGGTCAAAGTAATGGTCTGAGCTCTGATAATAGTTCAGAGAACACTAAGTTTGAGATGAAAAAGTTCTCATTCCTTCCTAAGACAGTTTTTGAGAAGCATGAGGAGTTCTTGTATCTGCGACTTGTTCAAGATATAATCTCAGATGGTGTTGTGAAGGATGACAGAACTGGAACTGGCACTTTATCAAAATTTGGTTGCCAG ATGCGGTTCAATCTGCGCAAAAGTTTCCCTCTTCTTACTACTAAG AAAGTATTTTGGCGTGGTGTGGTTGAAGAACTCTTGTGGTTCATCAGCGGATCAACAAATGCCAAG GTCCTTCAGGAAAAGGGTATTCATATATGGGATGGCAATGCTTCCAGAGATTACCTTGATAG TGTTGGGTTGAAGGACAGAGAGGAGGGCGACTTGGGACCAGTGTACGGATTCCAGTGGAGACATTTTGGTGCTAG GTATACTGACATCAATGCTGACTACACTGGCCAAGGATTTGATCAGTTATTAGATGTCATTGACAAGATTAAGAATAAACCGGATGATCGTCGAATCATACTATCTGCTTGGAATCCTTCTGATCTCAAATTGATGGCACTTCCTCCTTGTCATATGTTTGCTCAG TTCTATGTAGCCAATGAGGAGTTGTCGTGTCAAATGTATCAGCGATCTGCTGACATGGGCCTGGGTGTGCCATTCAACATAGCTTCATATGCTCTTTTGACATGCATGATTGCTCATGTTTGCG ATCTTGTTCCGGGTGACTTTGTTCATGTGCTTGGGGATGCACATGTTTATCGCACTCATGTTAGGCCTCTTCAGGAGCAGCTTCAGAAACTACCAAAACCTTTTCCA GTTCTGAAGATCAATCCAGAAAAGAAGAATATAGATTCTTTTGCTTCAACTGATTTTGAACTCATAGGTTATGATCCTCAccaaaaaattgaaatgaaaatgGCAGTATGA